From a single Brassica napus cultivar Da-Ae chromosome C9, Da-Ae, whole genome shotgun sequence genomic region:
- the LOC106417384 gene encoding keratin, type II cytoskeletal 2 epidermal-like, giving the protein MSTLFFGAGGGELSDSCSISLPLLFVETLDFRLDFGVTGSSSSSSFSSVENQKPFLNATRATTSFGCEILPLISRNLFMYALSGSKSACLRFQRSASVTLVSMKTEYCFRNVGTNWESGSVKKRSYGSMQRRSSGGGSVKKRSSGGGSVKKRSSGGGSVMKRSYSGGSVKKRSYGGGSMQRSSSCGGSVKKRSSGGGSVKKRSSGGGSLKKRSYGGGSVKKISYGGGSMQRSSSGGGSVKKRSSGGGLVTIYGMQW; this is encoded by the exons ATGTCGACTCTTTTCTTCGGAGCCGGGGGTGGAGAGCTCAGTGATTCCTGTTCGATTTCCCTGCCTCTTTTGTTTGTCGAGACTTTGGATTTTCGGTTGGATTTTGGAGtcactggttcttcttcttcctcttcgtttTCCTCAGTG GAGAACCAGAAGCCATTCCTCAATGCCACTAGGGCGACGACCTCATTCGGGTGCGAAATCTTGCCCTTGATCTCACGGAACTTGTTTATGTACGCTCTTAGTGGTTCGAAAAGTGCTTGTTTGAGATTCCAAAGATCTGCCTCCGTAACTCTTGTCTCTATGAAGACTGAGTACTGTTTTAGGAACGTAGGCACCAACTGGGAAA GTGGCTcggtgaagaagagaagctaCGGCTCGATGCAGAGGAGAAGCTCCGGTGGTGGCTcggtgaagaagagaagctcCGGTGGTGGCTCCGTGAAGAAGAGAAGCTCCGGTGGTGGCTCGGTGATGAAGAGAAGCTACAGTGGTGGCTCGGTAAAGAAGAGAAGCTATGGTGGTGGCTCGATGCAGAGGAGTAGCTCCTGTGGTGGCTCAGTGAAGAAGAGAAGCTCCGGTGGTGGCTCTGTGAAGAAGAGAAGCTCCGGTGGTGGCTCGTTGAAGAAGAGAAGCTATGGTGGTGGCTCGGTGAAGAAGATAAGCTACGGTGGTGGCTCGATGCAGAGGAGTAGCTCCGGTGGTGGCTCAGTGAAGAAGAGAAGCTCCGGTGGTGGCTTGGTGACAATCTACGGCATGCAGTGGTAG
- the LOC106417385 gene encoding ethylene-responsive transcription factor RAP2-9-like, which translates to MEKKGQVVLIEKRKWNPVSPKERRYKGIRIRKWGKWVLPDRNAVVSVGGDMSAAFIRQKAEEVGARVDAELRTESSIS; encoded by the exons ATGGAGAAAAAAGGACAGGTGGTCCTCATCGAGAAGCGGAAGTGGAATCCGGTGAGCCCTAAGGAGAGGCGATATAAAGGGATAAGGATAAGGAAGTGGGGAAAATGG GTTTTACCGGACAGAAACGCCGTTGTCAGCGTTGGTGGAGACATGTCTGCGGCATTTATACGGCAGAAGGCGGAGGAGGTGGGAGCTAGAGTCGACGCGGAGCTTCGAACTGAGAGTTCTATCAGTTGA